The following proteins are encoded in a genomic region of Arcobacter suis CECT 7833:
- the gltX gene encoding glutamate--tRNA ligase — protein sequence MAITRFAPSPTGYLHIGGLRTSLYNYLWARKTNGEFRLRIEDTDTARNNEEAMKAIISAFDWVGLNYDGEVFYQSKRTDIYKVYIDKLLENGNAYKCYMSRDELDSLRASQEAAKQNPRYDGTWRPEAGKVLPQIPAGIEPVIRIKAPLSGTIEFEDGVKGSMKFDANQVDDFVIARSNGMPTYNFVVAIDDALMNMTDVIRGDDHLSNTPKQIVVYNALGFKVPKFYHVPMINNPSGKKLSKRDGAMDVMDYKNLGYLPEALLNFLVRLGWSNGDQEIFSMEEMLELFDPSNINKSSSSYNGEKLLWLNSEYIKAVSNERLIEELKFFDLDLSHHPKRTELLDLSKQRAQTIVELKKSITDILDVPTSYEEAGVKKFVKEDTKDFLEKYLELLEKNKEDLYNVENVEEITKPFIAENGLKFPQLFQPIRIALTGGTQAPSVYDIIAILGFNEVSSRLKEALKRNFQNT from the coding sequence ATGGCAATTACAAGATTCGCACCAAGTCCAACGGGATATTTACATATTGGTGGGCTAAGAACATCACTTTATAACTATTTATGGGCTAGAAAAACAAATGGTGAATTTAGACTAAGAATTGAAGATACAGATACAGCAAGAAACAATGAAGAAGCAATGAAAGCAATCATTAGTGCATTTGATTGGGTTGGATTAAATTATGATGGTGAAGTATTTTATCAATCAAAAAGAACAGATATTTATAAAGTTTATATTGACAAACTTTTAGAAAATGGAAATGCTTATAAATGTTATATGAGTAGAGATGAACTGGATAGCCTAAGAGCTTCTCAAGAAGCAGCAAAACAAAATCCAAGGTATGATGGAACTTGGAGACCTGAAGCTGGAAAAGTATTACCACAAATTCCAGCAGGAATAGAGCCAGTTATTAGAATAAAAGCTCCATTATCTGGAACTATTGAATTTGAAGATGGTGTAAAAGGTAGTATGAAATTTGATGCTAATCAAGTTGATGATTTTGTAATCGCAAGAAGCAATGGAATGCCAACATATAACTTTGTTGTTGCTATTGATGATGCATTAATGAATATGACAGATGTAATCAGAGGTGATGACCACTTATCAAATACTCCAAAACAAATTGTTGTTTATAATGCATTAGGATTTAAAGTTCCTAAGTTTTATCATGTTCCAATGATTAATAATCCATCAGGTAAAAAACTATCTAAAAGAGATGGTGCTATGGATGTTATGGATTATAAAAATCTAGGATATTTACCAGAAGCTTTACTTAACTTTTTAGTAAGACTTGGTTGGTCAAATGGTGACCAAGAGATTTTCTCAATGGAAGAGATGTTAGAGCTATTTGATCCTTCAAATATAAATAAATCTTCTTCATCATACAATGGAGAAAAACTTTTATGGTTAAATTCTGAATATATAAAAGCTGTTTCAAATGAAAGATTAATCGAAGAGTTAAAGTTTTTTGATTTAGATTTATCTCATCATCCAAAAAGAACTGAGTTATTAGACTTATCAAAACAAAGAGCTCAAACAATCGTTGAATTAAAAAAATCAATTACTGATATTTTAGATGTTCCAACTTCTTATGAAGAAGCGGGAGTTAAAAAATTTGTAAAAGAAGATACAAAAGATTTTTTAGAAAAATATCTTGAATTATTAGAAAAAAACAAAGAAGATTTATATAATGTTGAAAATGTTGAAGAAATTACAAAACCATTTATTGCTGAAAATGGACTAAAATTTCCACAATTATTTCAGCCAATTAGAATAGCATTAACAGGTGGAACACAAGCCCCTTCTGTTTATGACATTATCGCAATACTCGGTTTTAACGAAGTTTCTTCAAGGTTAAAAGAAGCCTTAAAAAGAAATTTTCAAAATACTTGA
- a CDS encoding TolC family protein — protein sequence MLRILLSSFLASSLLSAVTIDELVKNSFEKNYDLKSLNKSINVANEQIKVSKNWENPMLAFKVNNIGLNKPLSNQKEYGVELSQVIPIGRTLDIEENIAKKDRNIKLFDLEDKKLELESKIYEYSYNILILEKRYKLIENYLKNIEKLEELYSSLYKYQKASLNEVLNTKVSYLDLKLELDNLKTMIDNLYLNLELISYEKVQTIDENIDIKEINKAFINQELIITHPKVKTLEEDSSKYKEMASLEEAKKYSNVTLSVEYMQNAEQDYGNVTVGIPLPLYKTENINALKAKLNSNETNDKLDSFIHNLSLQTNIYLNNLNQSARNYRLIQKEIIPLKQKIQTNIENYNSFELVKPEESINNLNELITYETKALDEALKYYESYSQLIYFTNKGLK from the coding sequence ATGTTAAGAATATTACTAAGCTCATTTCTTGCTAGTTCACTATTGAGTGCTGTAACAATAGATGAGCTAGTAAAAAATAGTTTTGAAAAAAACTATGATTTAAAAAGTTTAAATAAATCAATAAACGTAGCAAATGAACAAATAAAAGTTTCTAAGAATTGGGAAAATCCAATGCTTGCTTTTAAAGTAAATAACATTGGATTAAATAAACCATTATCAAATCAAAAAGAGTATGGAGTTGAACTTTCACAAGTTATTCCTATTGGAAGAACTCTTGATATTGAAGAAAATATTGCTAAAAAAGATAGAAATATAAAACTGTTTGACTTAGAAGATAAAAAACTTGAACTTGAATCAAAAATATATGAATATTCGTACAATATTTTGATTTTAGAAAAACGATATAAACTAATAGAAAACTATTTAAAAAATATAGAAAAACTTGAAGAGTTATATAGCTCTTTATATAAATATCAAAAAGCCTCTTTAAATGAAGTTTTAAATACAAAAGTATCATATTTAGATTTGAAACTTGAACTTGATAATTTAAAAACAATGATAGATAATTTGTATCTAAATTTAGAATTAATAAGTTATGAAAAAGTTCAAACAATAGATGAAAATATCGATATAAAAGAGATAAATAAAGCTTTTATAAATCAAGAACTTATTATCACTCATCCAAAAGTAAAAACTTTAGAAGAAGATAGCTCAAAATACAAAGAAATGGCAAGTTTAGAAGAAGCGAAGAAGTATTCAAATGTAACTTTGAGTGTGGAATATATGCAAAATGCTGAACAAGATTATGGAAATGTAACGGTAGGAATACCACTTCCTTTATATAAAACTGAAAATATAAATGCTTTAAAGGCAAAACTAAATTCAAATGAAACAAACGATAAATTGGATAGTTTTATACATAATTTATCTTTGCAAACAAATATTTATTTAAACAATCTAAATCAAAGTGCTAGAAATTACAGACTCATCCAAAAAGAGATAATTCCACTAAAACAAAAAATCCAAACAAATATAGAAAATTACAATAGCTTCGAGCTGGTAAAACCAGAAGAAAGCATAAATAATCTAAATGAATTAATTACCTATGAAACAAAAGCTTTAGATGAAGCATTAAAATATTATGAGAGTTATTCACAACTTATCTACTTTACAAATAAAGGTTTAAAATGA
- a CDS encoding response regulator transcription factor produces MKILLLEDDLMLNEIIEEHLVSQKHEITTVFTGLEAQDLLYSQKFDLLLLDVNVPILNGFELLKELRQKEIYTPAIFLTSLNQVSDIEEGFKSGCDDYIKKPFELKELDIRINNIKRLFNINPNNLIEISKDTFLDVDNLLIIKNDKQIHIAKKECEVLQYLIKNSNKQVSQEELSSNVWSYEDSPSAATIRTYIKNLRKILGDEYIINLRGVGYRFNKQ; encoded by the coding sequence ATGAAAATTTTATTATTAGAAGACGATTTAATGCTTAATGAAATTATAGAAGAACATTTAGTTTCACAAAAACACGAGATTACAACCGTTTTTACGGGTTTAGAAGCACAAGATTTACTGTACAGCCAAAAATTCGATTTACTACTTTTAGATGTAAATGTTCCTATTCTTAATGGTTTTGAACTATTAAAAGAGTTGCGACAAAAAGAGATTTATACACCAGCCATATTTTTAACTTCCCTAAATCAAGTTAGTGACATTGAAGAGGGATTTAAATCTGGCTGTGATGACTACATAAAAAAACCTTTCGAACTTAAAGAGTTGGATATTAGAATAAATAATATAAAACGACTTTTTAACATCAATCCAAACAATTTAATTGAAATATCAAAAGATACATTTTTAGATGTTGATAATTTGCTTATTATAAAAAATGATAAACAGATTCATATAGCAAAAAAAGAGTGTGAAGTTTTACAATATTTAATTAAAAATAGTAATAAACAAGTTAGTCAAGAAGAGCTTAGTTCAAATGTTTGGAGTTATGAAGATTCCCCAAGTGCTGCTACAATTAGAACATATATAAAAAATCTTAGAAAGATTTTAGGTGATGAATATATCATAAATCTAAGAGGAGTTGGTTATCGATTTAACAAGCAGTGA
- a CDS encoding SIMPL domain-containing protein, translating into MMKKRFFIAALLLPILGFSYELNFNKSFTKVVNPDLLTTNITISVEKKDENKVNSEIEKFSDFLKKTNDVILKNGSFTLSPKYKYHDNKQEFIGYVGNLRYTAESKNAKDLNVFMDKLISIKNGIKSDEVKLNISNVSWKTSDNLENKNFDDLRLEAINWIDSYAKTLSSQVSKYCEVSKINIFETNTGNVVYARSEMAYSGMSKSMADIAPINSEQNITINPNFILECK; encoded by the coding sequence ATGATGAAAAAAAGATTTTTTATAGCGGCACTTTTATTACCAATTTTAGGATTTTCTTACGAATTAAATTTTAATAAAAGTTTTACAAAAGTTGTAAATCCTGATTTATTAACAACAAATATTACAATTAGTGTTGAGAAAAAAGATGAAAATAAAGTAAATAGTGAAATAGAAAAATTTAGTGATTTTTTAAAAAAAACAAATGATGTAATTCTTAAAAATGGTAGTTTTACATTAAGTCCTAAATATAAATATCATGATAATAAACAAGAATTTATAGGTTATGTTGGAAATTTAAGATATACAGCTGAATCAAAAAATGCAAAAGATTTAAATGTTTTTATGGATAAATTAATTTCAATAAAAAACGGCATCAAATCAGATGAAGTAAAACTTAATATCTCAAATGTTTCTTGGAAAACAAGTGATAATTTAGAAAATAAGAATTTTGATGATTTAAGACTTGAAGCTATAAATTGGATTGATAGTTACGCAAAAACTCTTTCTTCACAAGTTTCTAAATATTGTGAAGTTTCAAAAATAAATATTTTTGAAACAAACACAGGAAATGTAGTCTATGCAAGGTCTGAAATGGCATATTCAGGTATGTCAAAATCAATGGCAGATATAGCACCAATTAATAGTGAACAAAATATAACAATCAATCCAAATTTTATATTGGAATGTAAATGA
- a CDS encoding phosphorylase family protein yields MIICAGRNETFHFAHPIGVGLIESAINLTRMCLFNKPEYLLFVGSAGSYGNHQIFEIVESKRASNIELGFLTQSAYTPLDNVLESENKFARNDTIVNSSNYISTNEKLCKEFLDYGVGIENMEFFSILSVAKEFEIPVAGIFVITNYTNENAHEDFIKNHKEAMDKLTKYLLEKNIIK; encoded by the coding sequence ATGATTATATGTGCTGGAAGAAATGAAACTTTTCATTTCGCTCACCCAATAGGGGTAGGTCTAATCGAATCTGCTATAAATCTTACAAGAATGTGTTTATTTAATAAACCAGAATATCTACTTTTTGTTGGAAGTGCAGGCTCTTACGGTAATCATCAGATTTTTGAAATAGTTGAATCAAAAAGAGCTTCGAATATAGAATTAGGATTTTTAACACAAAGTGCATATACTCCTTTAGATAATGTACTTGAATCTGAAAATAAGTTTGCGAGAAATGACACGATTGTAAACTCTTCAAATTATATATCAACAAATGAAAAACTTTGTAAAGAGTTTTTAGATTATGGAGTTGGAATTGAAAATATGGAGTTTTTTTCAATTTTAAGTGTTGCAAAAGAGTTTGAAATTCCAGTTGCTGGAATATTCGTAATAACAAACTATACAAATGAAAATGCCCATGAAGATTTTATAAAGAATCACAAAGAGGCAATGGATAAACTAACAAAATATTTACTTGAAAAAAATATAATAAAATAA
- a CDS encoding RNA recognition motif domain-containing protein, whose translation MNIYVGNLSYRTNDKDLEELFSKFGAVKSAKVIMDRETGKSKGFGFIEMEDSSAGTKAIEALNGNESEGRTLRVNEAKPREERPRRQF comes from the coding sequence ATGAATATTTACGTAGGAAATTTATCATATAGAACAAATGATAAAGATTTAGAAGAGCTTTTCTCAAAGTTTGGTGCAGTAAAAAGTGCAAAAGTTATAATGGATAGAGAAACAGGAAAATCAAAAGGTTTTGGTTTTATTGAAATGGAAGATTCATCAGCTGGTACTAAAGCAATCGAAGCTTTAAATGGTAATGAGAGCGAAGGTAGAACTTTAAGAGTTAACGAAGCGAAACCAAGAGAAGAAAGACCTAGAAGACAATTCTAA
- a CDS encoding sensor histidine kinase: protein MVIDLTSSEKSTYLRFLFLYLGSSFVLMIFIATLYYQNEKILYYDLTKSNMQNEVSKISSLIILSHMGGNKFDKEKLLETENYKISFYDKNQNKIFGNLDENINFSKKIIDTKNSFILVDDSVLGHLDIYYIALKENMYFKKIEELKLNIISIFFIIYLIIALIGFYLAKLFLRPIREERVKLNNFIKDTTHELNTPISAILMSTENKNLSEKQIERVRISAKRVSEIYSDLTYLFLENKETIKNIQEFNLKDLISEQMEYLDLIATKKRVKINKTIEDFDYKIDKDDFIRIFNNLVSNAIKYNKISGVIDISLKNNILKISDSGIGIEKDKINDIYKRYYRATNEQGGFGIGLNIVSYICSFYKIKITVDSQINKGTTFSLTF, encoded by the coding sequence TTGGTTATCGATTTAACAAGCAGTGAAAAGAGTACATATCTAAGATTTTTATTTTTGTATTTAGGTTCTTCTTTTGTTTTAATGATTTTTATTGCAACTCTTTATTATCAAAATGAAAAAATACTTTATTATGATTTAACTAAATCAAATATGCAAAATGAAGTTTCAAAAATTTCTTCTTTAATTATTCTTTCACATATGGGTGGAAATAAATTTGATAAAGAAAAATTACTCGAAACAGAAAATTATAAAATCTCTTTTTATGACAAAAATCAAAATAAAATATTTGGAAATCTAGATGAAAATATTAATTTTTCAAAAAAGATTATTGATACAAAAAATAGTTTTATTTTAGTAGATGATTCAGTTTTAGGGCATTTGGATATATATTATATTGCTTTAAAAGAGAATATGTATTTTAAAAAAATAGAAGAATTAAAACTAAATATTATTAGTATATTTTTTATTATTTATTTAATTATTGCACTTATTGGATTTTATTTAGCAAAACTTTTTTTGAGACCTATTCGTGAAGAAAGAGTAAAATTAAATAACTTTATAAAAGATACAACCCACGAATTAAATACTCCAATTAGTGCTATTTTGATGTCAACTGAAAACAAAAATCTAAGCGAAAAACAAATAGAAAGAGTAAGAATTAGTGCAAAAAGAGTTTCTGAAATTTATAGTGATTTGACATATTTGTTTTTAGAAAATAAAGAGACAATTAAAAATATTCAAGAGTTTAATTTAAAAGATTTGATAAGTGAACAAATGGAATATTTGGATTTAATTGCCACAAAAAAAAGAGTTAAAATAAATAAAACTATTGAAGATTTTGATTATAAAATAGATAAAGATGATTTTATTAGAATCTTTAATAATTTAGTTTCAAATGCTATAAAATACAATAAAATAAGTGGAGTAATAGATATTTCACTAAAAAATAATATATTAAAAATATCAGATAGTGGCATTGGTATAGAAAAAGATAAAATTAATGATATTTACAAAAGATATTACAGAGCAACAAATGAACAAGGTGGTTTTGGTATTGGTTTGAATATTGTAAGTTATATTTGCAGTTTTTATAAAATAAAAATCACTGTTGATTCACAAATAAATAAAGGAACAACTTTCAGTTTAACTTTTTAG
- the rlmN gene encoding 23S rRNA (adenine(2503)-C(2))-methyltransferase RlmN: protein MAKEELSSIYDYTLDELKEKLKPSFRAKQVYNWLYKKYVSSYDEMKNIPKDLLDDLKTNYPLDIMQIVKKEQSVDGSIKYLFKLRDNHTVEAVLLLMKEKKKDEDGNIVRSEKYTVCISSQVGCKVGCSFCLTAKGGFVRNLTVGEYIAQIVNIKRDNDIAENKALNIVYMGMGEPLDNFDNFIKAVSIFSELDGLAISRRRQTVSTSGIASKIEKLGKIDLGIQLAISLHAVDDELRSELIPMNKAYNIASIIDAVKKFPIDTRKKVMFEYLVIKNKNDSLDAAKKLVKLLNGIQSKVNLIFFNPYPGTTYQRPEVEDMLRFKDYLNEKSVICTIRESKGLDISAACGQLKEKEANGNS from the coding sequence ATGGCAAAAGAAGAGTTATCATCTATATATGATTACACATTAGATGAATTAAAAGAGAAATTAAAACCATCATTTAGAGCAAAACAAGTTTATAACTGGCTTTATAAAAAGTATGTTAGTTCTTATGATGAAATGAAAAATATACCAAAAGATTTATTAGATGATTTAAAAACAAATTATCCACTTGATATTATGCAAATTGTAAAAAAAGAACAAAGTGTTGATGGAAGTATAAAATATCTTTTTAAATTAAGAGATAACCACACCGTAGAAGCTGTTTTACTTTTGATGAAAGAGAAAAAAAAAGATGAAGATGGGAATATTGTAAGAAGTGAAAAATACACTGTTTGTATTTCATCTCAAGTTGGATGTAAAGTTGGATGTAGTTTTTGTTTAACTGCAAAAGGTGGATTTGTACGAAATCTTACAGTGGGAGAATATATAGCTCAAATTGTAAATATCAAAAGAGATAATGATATAGCTGAAAATAAAGCTTTAAATATCGTTTATATGGGGATGGGTGAGCCACTTGATAACTTTGATAATTTTATAAAAGCTGTTAGTATTTTTTCTGAACTTGATGGATTGGCGATTAGTAGAAGAAGGCAAACTGTTTCAACTTCTGGGATTGCGTCAAAAATAGAAAAATTAGGAAAAATTGATTTAGGAATACAGTTGGCAATTTCACTTCATGCGGTTGATGATGAGTTAAGAAGTGAACTAATTCCAATGAATAAAGCTTATAACATTGCTTCAATTATTGATGCTGTTAAAAAATTCCCAATAGATACAAGAAAAAAAGTTATGTTTGAGTATTTAGTAATTAAAAACAAAAATGATTCACTAGATGCTGCAAAAAAACTTGTAAAACTTCTAAATGGAATACAATCAAAAGTGAATTTAATTTTCTTTAATCCATATCCTGGAACTACATATCAGCGACCAGAAGTGGAAGATATGCTAAGATTCAAAGATTATTTAAATGAAAAAAGCGTAATTTGTACGATTAGAGAATCAAAAGGCTTAGATATAAGTGCAGCTTGTGGACAGTTAAAGGAGAAAGAAGCAAATGGGAATTCTTGA
- the hisF gene encoding imidazole glycerol phosphate synthase subunit HisF: MSSFAKRIIPCLDVDNGRVVKGVNFVGLRDAGDPVEVAKRYNAEGADELTFLDITASHENRGTIVDIVKQVAKEVFIPLTVGGGIRKLEDIYALLNVGCDKVSINSSAVSNPNLINESSKRFGSQCIVVAIDVKRVADGSYHVFVKGGREDTGLDALAWAKEVYDRGCGEILLTSMDTDGAKTGFELNITGQISKLVDIPVIASGGAGTMEHIKEAFECGASAALAASIFHFKEIDIMDLKRYLRANNIPVRI, from the coding sequence TTGAGTAGTTTTGCAAAAAGAATAATACCATGTTTAGATGTTGATAATGGAAGAGTTGTAAAAGGGGTAAATTTTGTTGGACTTCGTGATGCTGGTGATCCAGTTGAAGTTGCAAAAAGATATAACGCTGAAGGAGCTGACGAGCTTACTTTTTTAGATATTACAGCTAGCCATGAAAATAGAGGAACTATTGTTGACATTGTAAAACAAGTTGCTAAAGAAGTATTTATTCCTTTAACCGTTGGTGGAGGAATTAGAAAACTTGAAGATATTTATGCTTTATTAAATGTGGGTTGTGACAAAGTTTCTATAAATTCTTCAGCTGTTTCAAATCCAAACTTAATAAATGAAAGCTCAAAAAGATTTGGTTCACAATGTATTGTTGTAGCAATTGATGTAAAAAGAGTTGCTGATGGCTCATATCATGTTTTTGTAAAAGGTGGACGAGAAGATACGGGTCTTGATGCACTAGCTTGGGCAAAAGAGGTTTATGATAGAGGTTGTGGAGAAATACTATTAACTTCTATGGACACTGATGGTGCAAAAACAGGATTTGAATTAAATATTACTGGTCAAATTTCAAAACTTGTAGACATTCCAGTAATTGCAAGCGGTGGTGCTGGAACAATGGAACACATAAAAGAGGCTTTTGAATGTGGAGCAAGTGCAGCATTAGCCGCTTCAATTTTTCACTTTAAAGAGATAGATATTATGGATTTAAAAAGATATTTAAGAGCAAATAATATTCCAGTAAGGATATAA
- a CDS encoding FixH family protein encodes MQNIIKIVLGIFLTFTFLNAELLEQNGEKDGFNVKLTSTKALVAGSNEFLVELSKDSKVVETAKVKAKFFMPEMPGMPYMESEDNATLVNGVYKMNINLPMSGTWQYQLKFKTDDGVVHTIKGSVNL; translated from the coding sequence ATGCAAAATATAATCAAAATAGTTTTAGGAATTTTTCTTACATTTACTTTTTTAAATGCTGAACTTTTAGAGCAAAATGGTGAAAAAGATGGCTTTAATGTAAAACTTACTTCAACAAAAGCTTTAGTTGCTGGAAGTAATGAATTTTTAGTTGAATTATCAAAAGATTCAAAAGTTGTTGAAACTGCTAAAGTAAAAGCAAAGTTCTTTATGCCTGAAATGCCAGGAATGCCTTATATGGAATCAGAAGATAATGCTACTTTAGTTAATGGAGTTTATAAAATGAATATAAATCTTCCAATGAGTGGAACTTGGCAATATCAACTAAAGTTTAAAACAGATGACGGAGTTGTTCATACTATTAAAGGTAGTGTGAATTTATAA
- a CDS encoding efflux RND transporter periplasmic adaptor subunit, translating into MIKILILSTLLFSGFLQAEILDAKQLFNKKITKVVKEEVSINKSFYGVTKIDESSLVDITSRFDGYITKLNANKKYMTIKKGEPLYSVYSQELLSIQNELQVAKNFNQNIYQSTFSRLDNLDISKGEQQKIKDGKMNSNGLVVTSPINGILLEKNINQSSAITKGNLLLQMASLDRIWFVASVYQSDLEFIKKDNMALITIDGINQKLNSKVDFVYPIFDEKTKTVDVRFILENEDLKLVPSMFGKVDINVKKDLMLTLPKTAVLKKADKFYVFKPLENGEFEPIKIEAKRISSNKYEILSGLNENDEVINNALFLLDSDAVTNALYESDKEDW; encoded by the coding sequence ATGATTAAAATATTGATATTAAGTACCCTACTTTTTAGTGGTTTTTTACAAGCGGAGATTTTAGATGCAAAACAGTTATTTAATAAAAAGATTACAAAAGTAGTAAAAGAAGAAGTATCTATAAATAAAAGTTTTTATGGAGTTACAAAAATAGATGAATCATCTTTAGTTGATATTACAAGTAGATTTGATGGTTATATTACAAAACTAAATGCAAATAAAAAATATATGACTATAAAAAAAGGTGAACCTTTATATTCTGTATATTCTCAAGAACTTTTAAGTATTCAAAATGAACTGCAAGTAGCTAAGAATTTTAATCAAAATATCTATCAAAGTACTTTTTCAAGACTTGATAATTTAGATATTTCAAAAGGTGAACAACAAAAAATAAAAGATGGAAAAATGAATTCAAATGGTTTAGTGGTGACTTCTCCAATAAATGGAATATTGTTGGAAAAAAACATAAATCAATCAAGTGCTATAACTAAAGGAAATTTGCTTTTACAAATGGCTAGTTTAGACAGAATCTGGTTTGTAGCTTCTGTTTATCAAAGTGATTTAGAGTTTATAAAAAAAGATAATATGGCACTTATAACTATAGATGGAATAAATCAAAAATTAAATTCAAAGGTTGATTTTGTCTACCCTATTTTTGATGAAAAAACTAAAACAGTTGATGTGAGATTTATTCTTGAAAATGAGGATTTAAAATTGGTTCCAAGTATGTTTGGGAAAGTTGATATAAATGTAAAAAAAGACCTTATGTTAACTCTTCCAAAAACAGCAGTTCTAAAAAAAGCAGATAAATTTTATGTTTTCAAACCTTTAGAAAATGGTGAATTTGAACCTATAAAAATAGAAGCAAAAAGAATATCTTCAAATAAATATGAAATATTAAGTGGATTAAATGAAAATGATGAGGTTATAAATAACGCCCTATTCCTACTTGATTCAGATGCAGTTACAAATGCACTTTATGAATCAGATAAAGAGGATTGGTAA